Proteins encoded within one genomic window of Scheffersomyces stipitis CBS 6054 chromosome 3, complete sequence:
- a CDS encoding predicted protein (go_function catalytic activity; nutrient reservoir activity) encodes LNQIKPDLITSKSDWYPITNSIGDTYSTSNHKKYHRTSSKSAISKLRDEFRSSASYTLLRWPILFFVGLWMGFLCILYLSIRVYVALSEYFFTWTGARKKLRDKLRASRTYDEWINNAVELDKYLGLDKWSINPRFSYYDYRTLKLSILRMKALKKENNDEDLLVLLQGCLKKNFAGIENEQLYSHRYYGSKDLVEQYYKEVVDSINKVTDSPNITTAQKRKFFRIVSKNYGKSALCLSGGACFSYIHFGIVKAMLDNDLLPSIISGTSGGGLVAALTCCRTDDELRELLVPQLARKITACEDPWNVWIPRWWKTGARFDAVTWARKSCFFTRGSLTFQDAYKRTGRKLNISTVPADPHSPVILCNNITSPNCIIWSSLLASSAVPGILNPVVLMTKNPKSDEIVPFSLGSKWRDGSLRTDIPVDSLNTYYNVNFPIVSQVNPHIALFFFAPKGSVGRPVSIPRRKTKNERYAVLRGGFIAAALEQVLKLEIKKWLQIIKSLDLLPHVMEQDWSNIWLQTFSGAITVWPRIRIKDFWYILSDPTEEQLEEMIIKGQRSMFPRLLFIKHRNSIERAIERGRAITRSSSEGLEKGSDFEVHDAEYEDDNDDEEYDDFEGDETDNEIEFQRRLSVSEEEIQEIEKMDEQEYDLSPSEVYSDSGSTDQNQDSSFLDSIFGNGSPKKKSRRNTVF; translated from the exons CTTAACCAGATCAAACCCGATTTGATCACATCCAAAAGTGACTGGTATCCCATAACAAACAGTATTGGAGATACCTATTCGACTCTGAACCACAAGAAATACCACCGCACCAGTCTGAAGTCAGCTATCTCTAAATTACGAGACGAGTTCAGATCATCTGCGTCATATACCCTTCTCCGCTGGCccattctcttctttgtagGACTCTGGATGGGTTTCCTCTGCATATTGTATCTCAGCATTCGAGTGTACGTAGCTCTTCTGGAGTACTTCTTCACATGGACCGGAGCCCGTAAAAAGCTTCGTGACAAGTTGAGAGCTTCAAGGACCTACGATGAATGGATAAACAACGCTGTCGAGTTGGACAAGTACTTGGGCTTGGACAAATGGTCTATAAATCCTCGTTTTTCATACTACGACTACAGAACTCTTAAGCTATCCATTTTGCGTATGAAGGcgttgaagaaagaaaacaacgacgaagacTTATTAGTTCTCCTCCAAGGGtgcttgaagaagaactttgCCGGTATTGAAAACGAACAGTTATATTCTCACCGATACTACGGTTCCAAAGACCTAGTAGAACAGTACTATAAAGAAGTGGTAGATAGCATAAACAAAGTCACCGATTCGCCCAATATTACAACCGCTCAAAAGCGCAAGTTTTTCCGCATTGTTCTGAAGAACTATGGCAAGTCTGCGCTCTGTTTGAGTGGGGGAGCGTGTTTTTCGTATATACACTTTGGCATAGTCAAAGCTATGTTGGATAACGATTTACTTCCTTCGATTATCTCAGGAACTTCAGGAGGTGGATTGGTAGCAGCGTTGACATGTTGTAGAACTGACGATGAGTTACGAGAGCTTCTCGTTCCACAGCTTGCTAGAAAGATCACAGCATGTGAAGATCCTTGGAATGTCTGGATTCCCAGATGGTGGAAGACAGGAGCCAGATTCGATGCCGTGACTTGGGCCCGCAAGTCATGTTTCTTCACCAGAGGTTCCTTGACTTTCCAGGATGCCTACAAAAGAACTGGTAGAAAGTTGAATATCTCTACTGTCCCAGCCGACCCTCACTCACCTGTAATTCTTTGCAACAATATAACTTCACCAAACTGTATCATTTGGTCGTCGTTGTTAGCGTCTTCTGCGGTTCCAGGTATCTTGAACCCCGTAGTCTTGATGACCAAGAATCCCAAGAGCGACGAAATTGTGCCATTTTCCTTGGGTAGCAAATGGAGAGATGGCTCGTTGAGAACTGATATTCCCGTGGACTCTCTCAACACCTACTATAATGTCAATTTCCCCATTGTTTCCCAGGTTAATCCCCATATTGCATTGTTTTTCTTTGCACCAAAAGGAAGTGTTGGAAGACCTGTTTCGATTCCTCGTCGAAAGACAAAGAACGAACGTTATGCTGTTTTGAGAGGAGGTTTCATTGCTGCTGCATTGGAACAGGTGCTCAAGCTTGAGATCAAGAAATGGCTCCAGATAATCAAATCATTGGATTTGTTACCTCACGTCATGGAACAAGACTGGCTGAATATCTGGTTGCAGACCTTTTCTGGTGCCATAACTGTTTGGcccagaatcagaatcaagGACTTCTGGTATATCTTGAGCGATCCTACTGAAGAGCAATTGGAGGAAATGATCATTAAGGGACAAAGAAGTATGTTCCCAAGACTTTTGTTCATCAAGCACAGAAACAGTATCGAGAGAGCCATAGAGAGAGGTAGAGCT ATCACTAGGTCGTCTTCTGAAGGTCTTGAAAAGGGAAGCGACTTCGAAGTTCACGATGCAGAGTATGAAGATGataatgatgatgaagagtATGACGATTTTGAAGGAGATGAAACAGACAATGAAATTGAGTTCCAGAGACGTCTCAGTGTAtcggaagaagagattcaagaaatcgagaAGATGGACGAACAAGAATATGATCTTAGTCCCAGCGAGGTTTATAGCGACAGTGGCAGCACTGATCAGAATCAGGATAGTAGTTTCCTCGATAGCATTTTCGGAAATGGCAGTCCTAAAAAAAAATCAAGGAGAAACACCGTTTTCTAG
- a CDS encoding predicted protein (go_function catalytic activity~go_process metabolism), with amino-acid sequence MAIDTVVLDIEGTVCPITFVKEKLFPYFLEKLPSFLSEISNFTSLQADDKDPIKAILSQLPEQIRTSKDSVLEYFNDLVRRDIKDPILKQLQGFIWKLGYENGDLKAPVYEDSIEFIKTFPSKTENKRIYIYSSGSIKAQILLFGYVDENGKSVDLNEYLSGYFDITTAGFKTQSSSYTKILEDIGKEHGGSVLFLSDNVLEVEAALEAGMESYVVVRPGNAPLTEDDKTKYKIITSLEQL; translated from the coding sequence ATGGCTATTGATACTGTTGTTCTCGACATCGAGGGCACTGTTTGTCCTATTACATTTGTGAAGGAAAAGCTTTTTCCGTATtttttggagaagttaCCGCTGTTTTTGCTGGAAATCTCGAATTTCACACTGCTCCAGGCAGACGACAAAGACCCTATAAAAGCCATTTTGAGCCAATTGCCCGAGCAAATAAGAACTTCAAAGGATTCTGTGTTGGAGTACTTTAACGATTTGGTTCGTAGAGATATCAAGGATCCAATCTTGAAACAATTGCAGGGATTCATTTGGAAATTGGGCTATGAAAATGGAGACTTGAAAGCTCCAGTATATGAAGACTCAATTGAATTCATCAAGACATTTCCTTCCAAGACtgaaaacaaaagaatATATATCTATTCTAGTGGAAGTATCAAGGCTCagatattgttgtttgGCTATGTTGACGAGAATGGTAAGTCTGTGGATTTGAATGAATACTTATCGGGCTACTTCGACATCACGACTGCCGGGTTCAAGACTCAATCCAGTTCTTAtaccaagatcttggaggATATTGGTAAGGAGCACGGTGGTTCGGTGTTGTTTTTAAGTGATAATGTGTTGGAAGTGGAAGCCGCTTTAGAAGCAGGAATGGAGAGTTATGTTGTTGTCAGACCAGGCAATGCTCCATTAACTGAGGATGATAAAACGAAATACAAAATTATTACGTCTCTAGAGCAATTGTAA
- the RAD23 gene encoding nucleotide excision repair protein (ubiquitin-like protein), whose product MQVIFKDFKKQKVPLEVELTDTVLATKEKLAAEKDCEAPQLKFVYSGKVLSDEKTLEEFKIKEGDSIIFMISKAKKTPTPAPAAAPITTTSSEQSSATPGSTTATTTTGNAEAAPESSTTSEPSSTFAQGSEREASIQNIMEMGYQRAEVENALRAAFNNPHRAVEYLLTGIPQSLQRPEVPAAVAPVADSTHEELAQDHDIDDGEEQGENLFEAAAAAQARSQGAGAVEQPATGGGLAEMGDDEQMNLLRASLQSNPELIQPILEQLASSNPRIATLIQQDPEAFIRTFLGAGADELGYEIEGDDGAEGADATGQQPIRIPLTEQDQNAIERLCELGFERDLVIQVYLACDKNEEVAADILFRDM is encoded by the exons ATGCAAGTGATTTTCAAggatttcaagaaacagaaagtGCCCTTGGAGGTCGAGTTGACCGACACT GTGTTGGCGACCAAGGAAAAACTCGCTGCCGAAAAGGACTGCGAAGCCCCGCAATTAAAGTTCGTCTACTCCGGTAAAGTGTTACTGGACGAAAAGACTTTGGAGGAGTTTAAGATCAAGGAAGGCGACTCGATCATTTTCATGATATCCAAGGCTAAAAAGACTCCTACGCCTGCTCCTGCTGCTGCGCCAATTACGACAACATCTTCCGAACAGTCATCTGCCACCCCTGGATCTACCACTGCCACCACTACTACTGGTAATGCTGAGG CTGCACCAGAatcttctacaacttcgGAACCAAGTTCTACTTTTGCCCAAGGCTCAGAGCGCGAAGCTAGCATTCAGAACATTATGGAAATGGGATATCAAAGAGCCGAAGTTGAAAATGCATTGAGAGCAGCTTTCAACAATCCTCATAGAGCCGTAGAGTATCTCTTGACTGGAATTCCGCAATCTTTGCAACGTCCGGAAGTGCCAGCCGCCGTAGCTCCTGTAGCTGACTCAACTCACGAAGAGTTGGCGCAGGATCACGACATTGACGATGGCGAAGAACAGGGTGAAAACTTGTTTGAAGCTGCCGCAGCCGCCCAGGCCAGAAGCCAAGGGGCTGGTGCCGTAGAACAACCGGCAACTGGTGGAGGATTAGCGGAAATGGGCGACGATGAACagatgaacttgttgagaGCATCGTTGCAATCAAACCCCGAGTTGATCCAGCCTATTTTGGAACAATTGGCCCTGTCCAATCCCCGAATCGCTACTTTGATTCAGCAAGACCCAGAAGCGTTTATCAGAACATTTTTGGGAGCTGGTGCCGACGAATTGGGATACGAAATAGAAGGCGATGACGGAGCTGAAGGAGCTGACGCTACCGGCCAACAGCCAATTCGTATTCCCTTGACAGAACAAGACCAGAATGCAATTGAAAGATTGTGCGAGTTGGGCTTTGAACGTGACTTGGTGATCCAGGTTTATTTGGCCTGCGACAAGAACGAGGAAGTAGCTGCTGACATCTTATTTAGAGATATGTAA
- the RAD7 gene encoding nucleotide excision repair protein yields the protein SRGSSGVRGPNSALTAFLQNEGITDAFRERRERELFQTAQEPTTVVEVVEEQTTTSLSSLSARASRVSRRLRAALQEEQEEDPEVEEIKKAARRKRRAAKRDSDDDDDDIDDLDFSDIDELEDNVKKFGEEDTCVDCGNTFHLTVYSRYLKDSKGYVCEECNEIIKERERKARANQQTARKRRKKVAQALLNKTVVRIPKLQDICIKKISDNINDVDVLGDIGQINLNKLSKILSKNRSLNNNTMSLFLSPELKSLEFWDCSDVDSDSLNKIASYCPNLESLTLFMCGQLHNDNLKYYNSNLKKLTDISLNGPFLISEAMWQEFFDESDNRITKFEVRNTHRFGNDSLISLLESSGKRLTSLKLSRLDGLDSSAVYDLIPHYIQTSTLTDLELSYPNKEDLITDELLINILAISGESLVSLNVDGCTGLTDAFLIDGVSKFCPNLTHLSMVGLDQITDDGFASAFEEYSKVNGGGLLNVNLCKVTGLGDKAVYALFKNSCSTLVELNLNSLYKLSKEFLYQVFTDDHNVYKKKLQHRIDNGESSGETEPPLVLYNQTRLTLLTTLDIGFVRAVDDEILKLIGESCPKLSVLEVYGDNRCTSRAKFREGLMVIGRQNDEI from the coding sequence agcagaggTAGTTCGGGGGTACGGGGTCCCAACTCGGCGTTAACAGCTTTCCTCCAGAACGAGGGTATCACGGACGCGTTCCGTGAGAGACGTGAGCGAGAACTATTCCAAACAGCCCAGGAGCCAACAACGGTtgtagaagtagttgaagaacaaactACTACTTCGTTATCTTCATTATCTGCAAGAGCGTCGCGTGTATCTAGGAGACTCAGAGCAGcactacaagaagaacaagaagaagacccTGAAGTTgaggaaatcaagaaggCAGCCAGGCGTAAGAGAAGGGCTGCGAAACGGGACAgtgacgatgacgatgacgatatAGACGATCTCGACTTCAGTGATattgatgaacttgaagataaCGTCAAGAAATTTGGGGAAGAAGACACTTGTGTAGACTGTGGAAACACATTCCACTTAACCGTGTACTCGCGTTACTTAAAGGATCTGAAAGGTTACGTTTGTGAAGAATGTAACGAAATcatcaaagaaagagaacGTAAAGCCCGCGCCAATCAGCAAACTGCTCGTAAACgtagaaagaaagttgCGCAAgcgttgttgaacaagactGTGGTTAGAATCCCAAAGCTTCAGGACATTTgtatcaagaagatttcagacaacatcaacgaTGTCGACGTCTTGGGCGATATTGGCcagatcaacttgaacaagctCTCCAAAATTTTGTCCAAGAACCGTTCACTTAACAACAATACAATGTCATTGTTCTTGTCGCCTGAGTTGAAGTCATTGGAATTCTGGGACTGTCTGGACGTCGATTCTGATTCGTTAAATAAGATCGCTTCGTATTGCCCAAACCTAGAATCGCTTACTTTATTCATGTGTGGTCAGCTTCACAACGATAACTTAAAGTATTACAACTCAaatctcaagaagttgacagaCATTTCCTTAAATGGGCCATTCTTGATTAGCGAAGCTATGTGGCAGGAGTTCTTTGATGAAAGTGACAACCGTATAACCAAATTCGAAGTGAGAAACACCCATAGATTTGGAAACGATTCGTTGATCAGTCTTTTGGAATCTTCAGGTAAGCGGTTGACCTCATTGAAGCTTTCAAGGCTAGACGGACTTGACTCTTCTGCAGTGTATGACTTAATTCCCCACTATATCCAGACGTCTACATTAACTGACCTCGAGCTCTCGTATCCAAATAAAGAGGATTTAATAACAGACGAGCTTCTCATTAATATCCTTGCAATCTCTGGAGAATCGTTGGTGTCTCTAAATGTAGATGGGTGTACTGGCTTAACCGATGCTTTCTTGATTGATGGTGTTTCCAAGTTCTGTCCTAACTTGACCCATCTCTCAATGGTGGGTTTGGATCAAATCACAGATGACGGTTTTGCCCTGGCTTTTGAAGAGTACTCAAAGGTTAATGGAGGTGGTTTGCTAAATGTAAATCTTTGTAAGGTCACTGGTCTTGGTGATAAAGCTGTCTATgctttgttcaagaactcttGCAGTACTTTAGTCGAGTTGAATCTCAACTCACTCTACAAACTTTCCAAAGAGTTTTTGTACCAAGTATTTACTGATGATCACAATGTTtacaaaaagaaattgcaaCACCGTATAGATAATGGCGAGTCAAGTGGTGAGACCGAACCACCATTGGTATTGTATAACCAAACAAGATTGACATTGTTGACAACTCTCGACATTGGGTTTGTTCGAGCTGTGGACGACGAAATACTTAAATTGATCGGTGAGAGTTGTCCTAAACTATCTGTCCTAGAAGTTTACGGAGACAACAGATGCACATCAAGGGCAAAGTTCAGAGAGGGTTTAATGGTTATTGGTCGTCAAAATGATGAAATTTGA
- the PRP39 gene encoding pre-mRNA splicing factor (May function to facilitate or stabilize the interaction between U1 snRNP and the 5' splice site in pre-mRNAs), with protein MSHINFRFHQDLNLDAISFGGASKSDAEVKEVDNLDKLHNDIRRSPNDLTKWDKLFQSFERTFTVKFEGKPDKVSTQFKLLVTKTYASLLSRFPYLASYWKSWSIFAFKLSGTKESIEVLEKSVIGFPYSVELWTDYISALILTYGNDPEKLSFIRAQYSEALRLNGLNFLSHPLWDKVIEFETGIGEKSVIVGLYLRVTKIPLYQYAQYYNSFTQINKNYDITDVIPSLELAEYVKRFNKTDVTELTLGEKNQVVDDHTDIIFTSTQEQVTDKWSHESSIFIHDFSLDRLDEIAKEKEIWIKYLDHEISKYKVSSAIDQFDNVANIFERALVPNYYNEGIWLKYLAFINISELEDEVKYEKAKAIYLRAISGLPVESTVLRSLYPKFLMKYKHLDIAKSYLYDYLKLFGGRGNRYFKSQYLQTVQDTVEVWEKSENSKDYLAKLQTIVDEYFSLHNAKSIKKDSKGVKGESADALFVLNLLNDEAITIITVAYLKELYAQTDSVSRIREMFNLLYKENAFKKSVLFWKYFLNFERLHGQTLHNLRMIINYVKTETQLPKAIVDAFITIEYDIIGANLDSAVEQHRAGVPRSSLEDLIKKDMETSLSLIRNASARKRLANSNYIVKDAEDLKSAHKTNFNREAELLKITRKHIGHPGILIDAIPDITNKFMKEGNDVSLLDSKLVVPSFPTFKNAEKANASINYPKA; from the coding sequence ATGTCCCATATAAATTTTAGGTTCCACCAAGATTTGAATTTAGACGCAATTTCCTTTGGCGGAGCTTCCAAATCTGATGcagaagtcaaagaagtagacaaCTTAGACAAGCTCCATAATGATATTCGAAGGAGCCCCAATGATCTCACCAAATGGGATAAGCTCTTTCAGCTGTTTGAGAGGACATTCACAGTGAAATTTGAAGGCAAGCCTGACAAAGTTTCGACCCAATTCAAGCTCTTAGTGACAAAAACATATGCTTCATTACTTTCTAGATTTCCATATTTGGCTTCTTACTGGAAATCATGGCTGATTTTTGCATTCAAACTCAGTGGTACCAAAGAGTCAATCGAGGTACTAGAGAAGTCTGTAATTGGATTTCCTTATTCGGTTGAATTATGGACAGACTATATCAGTGCTTTGATCTTAACATATGGGAACGATCCAGAGAAGTTGAGTTTTATCAGAGCCCAATATAGTGAGGCACTTCGTTTAAATGGATTAAATTTTCTATCTCATCCATTATGGGATAAAGTgattgaatttgaaactGGAATTGGCGAAAAATCAGTTATAGTAGGATTATATCTCAGAGTCACCAAGATTCCACTTTATCAGTATGCTCAATACTACAATAGCTTTACACAAATCAATAAGAATTACGATATTACGGATGTGATACCTTCTCTTGAGTTGGCTGAATATGTGAAAAGATTCAACAAGACAGATGTTACTGAATTGACTCTTGGTGAAAAGAAtcaagttgtagatgatCACACTGACATTATCTTTACATCGACTCAAGAACAGGTGACTGATAAATGGTCTCATGAGTCGTCTATATTCATTCATGATTTCTCTCTTGACAGGCTCGACGAAATTGCgaaggaaaaggaaataTGGATCAAGTACTTGGATCACGAGATTTCCAAGTATAAAGTAAGCCTGGCCATAGATCAATTTGATAATGTAGCAAATATTTTTGAGAGAGCACTAGTACCCAACTATTACAATGAAGGAATATGGCTCAAGTATCTTGCTTTTATCAACATCctggaattggaagatgaagtcaaaTACGAGAAAGCTAAAGCTATTTACCTAAGAGCAATTTCAGGTTTACCAGTAGAAAGTACTGTTCTTAGATCTTTGTACCCGAAGTTTCTTATGAAGTACAAGCATTTAGACATTGCCAAGAGCTACTTATACGAttatttgaagttgtttgGAGGTCGTGGAAATAGATACTTCAAACTGCAGTATCTACAAACAGTCCAAGACACAGTAGAGGTTTGGGAGAAATCAGAGAATAGCAAAGATTACCTTGCAAAATTGCAGACTATTGTTGACGAATATTTCTCTTTACACAATGCAAAGTCAATAAAAAAGGATAGCAAGGGAGTAAAAGGTGAATCTGCAGATGCGTTGTTTGTTTTGAATTTGCTTAATGATGAAGCTATCACTATAATCACTGTTGCGtatttgaaggaattgtATGCTCAGACAGATTCAGTATCGAGAATTAGGGAAATGTTCAATTTATTATACAAAGAAAATGCTTTCAAAAAATCTGTTTTGTTTTGGAAatacttcttgaattttgaAAGATTACACGGACAAACCCTTCACAACTTGAGAATGATAATAAATTATGTCAAAACTGAAACTCAACTTCCCAAAGCTATTGTAGATGCTTTCATCACAATCGAATATGATATCATTGGCGCAAATTTGGACTCGGCTGTTGAACAGCATAGAGCAGGAGTCCCTAGATCATCATTAGAAGATTTAATAAAGAAGGATATGGAAACGTCACTTTCCTTAATTCGTAATGCCTCCGCCAGAAAAAGGCTAGCCAATTCTAATTATATTGTTAAAGACGCTGAAGATTTGAAGTCTGCTCACAAGACAAATTTCAACAGGGAAGCAGAGCTTTTAAAGATCACCAGAAAGCACATTGGCCATCCAGGAATATTGATCGATGCTATTCCTGATATaaccaacaagttcatgaaGGAAGGAAACGATGTTTCTTTGCTAGACTCAAAGCTTGTTGTACCTTCGTTTCCAACATTTAAAAATGCCGAAAAGGCGAATGCATCGATCAACTATCCAAAAGCATAA
- the SNU71 gene encoding associated with U1 snRNP: MVAILPDSITAETAPYFLPESNNSKLLEFLKPLPFSTIKSQSIPAVVGTQVPVFKSIDVSNLIEKTSNRLIWQTASERRRDDARSTSEELENPENEIEEDPQHFVEIQELLPKSLKDQLSLVVVDNFPNVKQYAIEKIVDSLVDTRKYKWSHVHYEFADNRSVYIRFEHVPDAKWFVDTYSSVLPDILSNKNIKVIHNNHIDEVLDELSDFKADPKSTVNSKVVSKIGSILKNKRNFERISKRSGTEDLDEVLAYYSKYEVDSNDLIDVPTNMREAIVKDIVRFRSKVLLIERDNRKKEIELEREKTKDRLKKLFAGLKETNDDINMDSETTKDLPSNIVNEYDDLSDDEYEELLKTGEKKKLDKLYQDKSHQLQSLETRERLYLTKKLEDLNNYEDDLINNKIKYIEDFKNIEESTNSNNNDISSLVSLYFNNHAQYLKVRNHKRSAEEALDAKDEDDEKKEELSTKSQDFVSLKKAKNTLEKDTEDAVPVADNAESETEPSRIEVDQTSKLQSKIVELVEEYLGIVDEFLVEVINENLNKHNLSAKDELMEELSEVLDDDSANLVNDLWNYVSTIAI, translated from the exons ATGGTTGCAATTCTTCCTGACTCTATAACAGCGGAAACTGCTCCCTattttcttccagaatCGAATAATTCCAAATTGttggagttcttgaaaCCACTTCCCTTTTCCACTATAAAGTCTCAGTCCATACCAGCTGTAGTTGGAACCCAAGTTCCAGTTTTCAAGTCGATTGATGTTTCAAATCTCATAGAAAAGACCAGTAATCGCTTGATATGGCAAACTGCATCAGAAAGACGTCGTGACGATGCTCGGTCAACtagtgaagaattggaaaatcCAGAAAAcgaaatagaagaagaccCTCAGCATTTTGTAGAGATTCAAGAATTGCTACCCAAATCATTAAAGGACCAGTTGAGTTTAGTGGTAGTTGATAATTTCCCCAATGTCAAGCAATATGCCATAGAGAAGATAGTAGATTCTTTGGTGGATACCAGAAAGTATAAATGGTCCCACGTTCATTACGAATTCGCTGACAACAGACTGGTCTACATACGGTTTGAACACGTACCAGACGCTAAATGGTTTGTTGATACATATTCACTGGTATTGCCTGATATTCttctgaacaagaacatAAAAGTAATCCATAACAATCACATAGATGAAGTTCTCGATGAATTGAGTGATTTTAAAGCAGACCCAAAATCTACTGTAAATAGCAAAGTCGTTTCAAAAATCGgttcaattttgaagaacaagagaaatTTTGAACgaatttcaaaaagatcTGGAACTGAAGATTTGGATGAAGTTCTTGCTTACTACAGCAAGTATGAGGTAGATAGTAACGATCTCATCGATGTACCTACAAACATGAGGGAAGCTATAGTAAAAGACATAGTGAGATTCAGATCCAAAGTGCTACTTATAGAAAGAGACAATCGGAAAAAGGAAATCGAATTAGAGCGGGAAAAGACCAAGGatagattgaagaagttgttcgCTGGTCTAAAGGAAACGAACGATGATATAAATATGGACTCAGAAACTACAAAAGATTTACCTTCAAATATCGTAAATGAATACGATGATCTCAGTGATGATGAGTATGAAGAATTACTTAAGACTggagaaaaaaagaaactTGACAAGTTGTATCAAGACAAGAGccaccaacttcaaagtcttgaaacAAGAGAAAGGTTGTATTTGACGAAAAAATTGGAGGACTTGAATAACTATGAAGATGATTTGATCAATAACAAAATTAAGTATATTGAggatttcaagaatattgAGGAATCTAcaaattccaacaacaatgaCATTTCATCTTTGGTCAGTTTGTACTTCAATAATCATGCACAATACTTAAAGGTCAGGAACCACAAGCGAAGTGCGGAAGAAGCTCTTGATGCCAAGGATGAGGATGacgaaaagaaggaagagcTTTCCACCAAGTCACAAGACTTCGTGCTGTTGAAAAAAGCCAAAAACACCTTAGAAAAAGATACTGAAGACGCAGTTCCAGTTGCGGATAACGCGGAATCTGAAACTGAACCTTccagaattgaagttgat CAGACTAGTAAGTTGCAGAGTAAGATTGTGGAATTGGTGGAGGAATATCTTGGTATTGTAGACGAGTTCCTCGTGGAAGTGATCAATgagaatttgaacaaaCACAATCTCTCTGCTAAGGACGAGCTCATGGAAGAATTATctgaagttcttgatgatgacTCGGCGAACTTGGTCAATGACTTATGGAACTACGTGTCGACTATTGCAATATAG
- a CDS encoding predicted protein codes for MSDLAFNNYCLTCDKLCSQNSIYCSDECRAVDEFNSSNIIAQNTQHELERTSVSSNEELVSPLLTPSLYQHYNQQQNIDVNSSPLLLSTNHSTQASRDLDYFDLNYSVKSKTNYALSTATTASTSGTDLISAAVAIPSTSHNYRKWLTACL; via the coding sequence ATGTCTGACTTGGCCTTCAATAACTACTGCTTGACTTGCGACAAGCTCTGTTCACAAAACTCGATCTACTGTTCAGACGAATGTAGAGCCGTAGACGAATTCAACTCGTCCAACATAATAGCACAGAACACCCAGCACGAACTCGAAAGAACTTCTGTTTCATCCAATGAGGAATTAGTTTCTCCTCTCTTGACTCCTTCGTTGTACCAGCACTACaaccagcagcagaatATAGATGTCAACAGTTCGCCTTTGCTTTTGTCGACGAACCACTCCACACAGGCTTCCAGAGACTTGGACTACTTTGACTTGAATTACTCCGTCAAGTCCAAGACCAACTACGCCTTGTCTACTGCTACCACAGCATCCACTTCAGGCACCGACTTGATCTCTGCCGCTGTTGCGATCCCCTCAACTTCCCACAACTATAGAAAATGGCTTACTGCGTGTCTTTAG
- a CDS encoding mitochondrial 54S ribosomal protein YmL31 translates to MFGAFKSSPVVSGGYLWKVAPRLSGPQKYRLRNRMKQVDQNIENIYTALVAHEGKKQGESTGYAKIDHLKFSMPKESEMAPRDKYTTFTKHSKTYRKDLHLVPKWTKKSFRENPKYY, encoded by the coding sequence ATGTTTGGTGCTTTCAAATCCTCACCCGTAGTGAGTGGAGGTTACTTGTGGAAAGTTGCTCCCAGATTGTCGGGCCCACAAAAGTACAGATTGAGAAACAGAATGAAGCAAGTGGACCAGAATATCGAAAACATCTACACAGCTTTGGTTGCCCACGAAGGAAAGAAACAGGGAGAATCCACTGGCTACGCCAAGATCGATCACCTCAAGTTCTCGATGCCCAAGGAGTCAGAAATGGCACCCCGTGACAAGTACACCACTTTCACGAAGCACTCCAAGACTTACCGTAAGGACCTTCATTTGGTTCCAAAGTGGACCAAGAAGTCCTTCAGAGAAAACCCAAAGTACTACTGA